A region from the Drosophila ananassae strain 14024-0371.13 chromosome 2L, ASM1763931v2, whole genome shotgun sequence genome encodes:
- the LOC6500398 gene encoding glutamate-gated chloride channel isoform X2, translated as MGSGHFFWAIFYFASLCSASLANNAKINFREKEKKVLDQILGAGKYDARIRPSGINGTDGPAVVRVNIFVRSISKIDDVTMEYSVQLTFREQWTDERLKFDDIQGRLKYLTLTEANRVWMPDLFFSNEKEGHFHNIIMPNVYIRIFPNGSVLYSIRISLTLACPMNLKLYPLDRQICSLRMASYGWTTNDLVFLWKEGDPVQVVKNLHLPRFTLEKFLTDYCNSKTNTGEYSCLKVDLLFKREFSYYLIQIYIPCCMLVIVSWVSFWLDQGAVPARVSLGVTTLLTMATQTSGINASLPPVSYTKAIDVWTGVCLTFVFGALLEFALVNYASRSGLNKANMHKENMKKKRRDLEQASLDAASDLLDTDSNATFAMASQYTRHGGQQKPLVRHPGDPLALEKRLQCEVHMQAPKRPNCCKTWLSKFPTRSKRIDVISRITFPLVFALFNLVYWSTYLFREEEDETF; from the exons ATGGGCAGCGGACACTTTTTCTGGGCGATTTTCTACTTTGCCAGCCTGTGCAGTGCTTCACT AGCAAATAATGCCAAAATAAATTTCCgagaaaaggagaaaaaagTCTTAGATCAAATTTTAGGTGCAGGCAAATATGATGCCCGAATACGACCATCTGGAATTAACGGAACAG ATGGTCCAGCTGTGGTGCGCGTCAACATATTCGTTAGAAGTATATCGAAAATCGATGATGTAACCATG GAGTACAGTGTGCAGTTAACCTTCCGTGAACAGTGGACGGATGAACGTCTGAAATTCGACGATATTCAAG GACGCCTGAAGTATTTGACTTTAACGGAGGCGAACCGTGTGTGGATGCCCGATCTTTTCTTCTCGAATGAGAAGGAGGGACACTTTCACAACATCATCATGCCCAATGTTTATATACGCATCTTTCCGAACGGCTCAGTGCTATATAGTATACGTATTTCTCTAACATTGGCCTGTCCAATGAACTTGAAACTATATCCGTTGGATAGACAGATCTGTTCACTACGTATGGCGAGTT ACGGCTGGACCACCAATGACTTGGTCTTCCTGTGGAAGGAGGGCGATCCTGTGCAGGTGGTTAAGAACTTACACCTACCTCGCTTCACTCTGGAGAAGTTTCTGACTGATTACTGCAACAGTAAAACCAACACGG GTGAATACAGTTGCCTCAAAGTCGATCTACTATTCAAGCGAGAATTCTCATATTACTTAATACAAATTTATATACCATGCTGTATGTTGGTCATTGTATCATGGGTATCATTCTGGCTGGATCAAGGAGCAGTGCCAGCTCGAGTATCGTTGG GTGTGACCACACTCCTGACCATGGCCACCCAGACGTCGGGCATTAACGCCTCCCTGCCTCCCGTGTCATACACGAAGGCCATTGATGTGTGGACAGGGGTGTGCCTGACCTTCGTGTTCGGGGCTCTGCTAGAGTTCGCCTTGGTGAACTATGCCTCCCGTTCAGGTTTGAATAAAGCTA ACATGCATAAGGAGAATATGAAAAAGAAGCGCCGCGATCTGGAGCAGGCCAGTTTAGATGCCGCTTCAGATCTGCTCGATACAGATAGCAATGCAACGTTCGCAAT GGCGTCGCAATATACTCGCCATGGCGGCCAACAGAAACCGTTAGTGCGTCACCCCGGCGATCCGCTGGCCCTCGAGAAGCGCCTCCAGTGCGAGGTGCACATGCAGGCCCCAAAGCGTCCCAACTGCTGCAAGACCTGGCTCTCCAAATTCCCAACAAG ATCGAAGAGAATCGATGTTATATCGCGGATCACGTTCCCGCTGGTCTTCGCCCTATTCAACCTGGTCTACTGGAGCACATATCTCTTcagggaggaggaggatga GACCTTCTAA
- the LOC6500398 gene encoding glutamate-gated chloride channel isoform X4: MPDGPAIVRINLFVRSIMTISDIKMEYSVQLTFREQWTDERLKFDDIQGRLKYLTLTEANRVWMPDLFFSNEKEGHFHNIIMPNVYIRIFPNGSVLYSIRISLTLACPMNLKLYPLDRQICSLRMASYGWTTNDLVFLWKEGDPVQVVKNLHLPRFTLEKFLTDYCNSKTNTGEYSCLKVDLLFKREFSYYLIQIYIPCCMLVIVSWVSFWLDQGAVPARVSLGVTTLLTMATQTSGINASLPPVSYTKAIDVWTGVCLTFVFGALLEFALVNYASRSGLNKANMHKENMKKKRRDLEQASLDAASDLLDTDSNATFAMASQYTRHGGQQKPLVRHPGDPLALEKRLQCEVHMQAPKRPNCCKTWLSKFPTRQCSRSKRIDVISRITFPLVFALFNLVYWSTYLFREEEDETF, encoded by the exons ATGCCAGATGGTCCCGCCATAGTCAGAATCAATCTATTCGTACGCAGTATTATGACGATTAGTGATATTAAAATG GAGTACAGTGTGCAGTTAACCTTCCGTGAACAGTGGACGGATGAACGTCTGAAATTCGACGATATTCAAG GACGCCTGAAGTATTTGACTTTAACGGAGGCGAACCGTGTGTGGATGCCCGATCTTTTCTTCTCGAATGAGAAGGAGGGACACTTTCACAACATCATCATGCCCAATGTTTATATACGCATCTTTCCGAACGGCTCAGTGCTATATAGTATACGTATTTCTCTAACATTGGCCTGTCCAATGAACTTGAAACTATATCCGTTGGATAGACAGATCTGTTCACTACGTATGGCGAGTT ACGGCTGGACCACCAATGACTTGGTCTTCCTGTGGAAGGAGGGCGATCCTGTGCAGGTGGTTAAGAACTTACACCTACCTCGCTTCACTCTGGAGAAGTTTCTGACTGATTACTGCAACAGTAAAACCAACACGG GTGAATACAGTTGCCTCAAAGTCGATCTACTATTCAAGCGAGAATTCTCATATTACTTAATACAAATTTATATACCATGCTGTATGTTGGTCATTGTATCATGGGTATCATTCTGGCTGGATCAAGGAGCAGTGCCAGCTCGAGTATCGTTGG GTGTGACCACACTCCTGACCATGGCCACCCAGACGTCGGGCATTAACGCCTCCCTGCCTCCCGTGTCATACACGAAGGCCATTGATGTGTGGACAGGGGTGTGCCTGACCTTCGTGTTCGGGGCTCTGCTAGAGTTCGCCTTGGTGAACTATGCCTCCCGTTCAGGTTTGAATAAAGCTA ACATGCATAAGGAGAATATGAAAAAGAAGCGCCGCGATCTGGAGCAGGCCAGTTTAGATGCCGCTTCAGATCTGCTCGATACAGATAGCAATGCAACGTTCGCAAT GGCGTCGCAATATACTCGCCATGGCGGCCAACAGAAACCGTTAGTGCGTCACCCCGGCGATCCGCTGGCCCTCGAGAAGCGCCTCCAGTGCGAGGTGCACATGCAGGCCCCAAAGCGTCCCAACTGCTGCAAGACCTGGCTCTCCAAATTCCCAACAAG ACAATGTTCTAGATCGAAGAGAATCGATGTTATATCGCGGATCACGTTCCCGCTGGTCTTCGCCCTATTCAACCTGGTCTACTGGAGCACATATCTCTTcagggaggaggaggatga GACCTTCTAA
- the LOC6500398 gene encoding glutamate-gated chloride channel isoform X1, with the protein MGSGHFFWAIFYFASLCSASLANNAKINFREKEKKVLDQILGAGKYDARIRPSGINGTDGPAVVRVNIFVRSISKIDDVTMEYSVQLTFREQWTDERLKFDDIQGRLKYLTLTEANRVWMPDLFFSNEKEGHFHNIIMPNVYIRIFPNGSVLYSIRISLTLACPMNLKLYPLDRQICSLRMASYGWTTNDLVFLWKEGDPVQVVKNLHLPRFTLEKFLTDYCNSKTNTGEYSCLKVDLLFKREFSYYLIQIYIPCCMLVIVSWVSFWLDQGAVPARVSLGVTTLLTMATQTSGINASLPPVSYTKAIDVWTGVCLTFVFGALLEFALVNYASRSGLNKANMHKENMKKKRRDLEQASLDAASDLLDTDSNATFAMASQYTRHGGQQKPLVRHPGDPLALEKRLQCEVHMQAPKRPNCCKTWLSKFPTRQCSRSKRIDVISRITFPLVFALFNLVYWSTYLFREEEDETF; encoded by the exons ATGGGCAGCGGACACTTTTTCTGGGCGATTTTCTACTTTGCCAGCCTGTGCAGTGCTTCACT AGCAAATAATGCCAAAATAAATTTCCgagaaaaggagaaaaaagTCTTAGATCAAATTTTAGGTGCAGGCAAATATGATGCCCGAATACGACCATCTGGAATTAACGGAACAG ATGGTCCAGCTGTGGTGCGCGTCAACATATTCGTTAGAAGTATATCGAAAATCGATGATGTAACCATG GAGTACAGTGTGCAGTTAACCTTCCGTGAACAGTGGACGGATGAACGTCTGAAATTCGACGATATTCAAG GACGCCTGAAGTATTTGACTTTAACGGAGGCGAACCGTGTGTGGATGCCCGATCTTTTCTTCTCGAATGAGAAGGAGGGACACTTTCACAACATCATCATGCCCAATGTTTATATACGCATCTTTCCGAACGGCTCAGTGCTATATAGTATACGTATTTCTCTAACATTGGCCTGTCCAATGAACTTGAAACTATATCCGTTGGATAGACAGATCTGTTCACTACGTATGGCGAGTT ACGGCTGGACCACCAATGACTTGGTCTTCCTGTGGAAGGAGGGCGATCCTGTGCAGGTGGTTAAGAACTTACACCTACCTCGCTTCACTCTGGAGAAGTTTCTGACTGATTACTGCAACAGTAAAACCAACACGG GTGAATACAGTTGCCTCAAAGTCGATCTACTATTCAAGCGAGAATTCTCATATTACTTAATACAAATTTATATACCATGCTGTATGTTGGTCATTGTATCATGGGTATCATTCTGGCTGGATCAAGGAGCAGTGCCAGCTCGAGTATCGTTGG GTGTGACCACACTCCTGACCATGGCCACCCAGACGTCGGGCATTAACGCCTCCCTGCCTCCCGTGTCATACACGAAGGCCATTGATGTGTGGACAGGGGTGTGCCTGACCTTCGTGTTCGGGGCTCTGCTAGAGTTCGCCTTGGTGAACTATGCCTCCCGTTCAGGTTTGAATAAAGCTA ACATGCATAAGGAGAATATGAAAAAGAAGCGCCGCGATCTGGAGCAGGCCAGTTTAGATGCCGCTTCAGATCTGCTCGATACAGATAGCAATGCAACGTTCGCAAT GGCGTCGCAATATACTCGCCATGGCGGCCAACAGAAACCGTTAGTGCGTCACCCCGGCGATCCGCTGGCCCTCGAGAAGCGCCTCCAGTGCGAGGTGCACATGCAGGCCCCAAAGCGTCCCAACTGCTGCAAGACCTGGCTCTCCAAATTCCCAACAAG ACAATGTTCTAGATCGAAGAGAATCGATGTTATATCGCGGATCACGTTCCCGCTGGTCTTCGCCCTATTCAACCTGGTCTACTGGAGCACATATCTCTTcagggaggaggaggatga GACCTTCTAA
- the LOC6500398 gene encoding glutamate-gated chloride channel isoform X5 produces the protein MPDGPAIVRINLFVRSIMTISDIKMEYSVQLTFREQWTDERLKFDDIQGRLKYLTLTEANRVWMPDLFFSNEKEGHFHNIIMPNVYIRIFPNGSVLYSIRISLTLACPMNLKLYPLDRQICSLRMASYGWTTNDLVFLWKEGDPVQVVKNLHLPRFTLEKFLTDYCNSKTNTGEYSCLKVDLLFKREFSYYLIQIYIPCCMLVIVSWVSFWLDQGAVPARVSLGVTTLLTMATQTSGINASLPPVSYTKAIDVWTGVCLTFVFGALLEFALVNYASRSDMHKENMKKKRRDLEQASLDAASDLLDTDSNATFAMASQYTRHGGQQKPLVRHPGDPLALEKRLQCEVHMQAPKRPNCCKTWLSKFPTRQCSRSKRIDVISRITFPLVFALFNLVYWSTYLFREEEDETF, from the exons ATGCCAGATGGTCCCGCCATAGTCAGAATCAATCTATTCGTACGCAGTATTATGACGATTAGTGATATTAAAATG GAGTACAGTGTGCAGTTAACCTTCCGTGAACAGTGGACGGATGAACGTCTGAAATTCGACGATATTCAAG GACGCCTGAAGTATTTGACTTTAACGGAGGCGAACCGTGTGTGGATGCCCGATCTTTTCTTCTCGAATGAGAAGGAGGGACACTTTCACAACATCATCATGCCCAATGTTTATATACGCATCTTTCCGAACGGCTCAGTGCTATATAGTATACGTATTTCTCTAACATTGGCCTGTCCAATGAACTTGAAACTATATCCGTTGGATAGACAGATCTGTTCACTACGTATGGCGAGTT ACGGCTGGACCACCAATGACTTGGTCTTCCTGTGGAAGGAGGGCGATCCTGTGCAGGTGGTTAAGAACTTACACCTACCTCGCTTCACTCTGGAGAAGTTTCTGACTGATTACTGCAACAGTAAAACCAACACGG GTGAATACAGTTGCCTCAAAGTCGATCTACTATTCAAGCGAGAATTCTCATATTACTTAATACAAATTTATATACCATGCTGTATGTTGGTCATTGTATCATGGGTATCATTCTGGCTGGATCAAGGAGCAGTGCCAGCTCGAGTATCGTTGG GTGTGACCACACTCCTGACCATGGCCACCCAGACGTCGGGCATTAACGCCTCCCTGCCTCCCGTGTCATACACGAAGGCCATTGATGTGTGGACAGGGGTGTGCCTGACCTTCGTGTTCGGGGCTCTGCTAGAGTTCGCCTTGGTGAACTATGCCTCCCGTTCAG ACATGCATAAGGAGAATATGAAAAAGAAGCGCCGCGATCTGGAGCAGGCCAGTTTAGATGCCGCTTCAGATCTGCTCGATACAGATAGCAATGCAACGTTCGCAAT GGCGTCGCAATATACTCGCCATGGCGGCCAACAGAAACCGTTAGTGCGTCACCCCGGCGATCCGCTGGCCCTCGAGAAGCGCCTCCAGTGCGAGGTGCACATGCAGGCCCCAAAGCGTCCCAACTGCTGCAAGACCTGGCTCTCCAAATTCCCAACAAG ACAATGTTCTAGATCGAAGAGAATCGATGTTATATCGCGGATCACGTTCCCGCTGGTCTTCGCCCTATTCAACCTGGTCTACTGGAGCACATATCTCTTcagggaggaggaggatga GACCTTCTAA
- the LOC6500398 gene encoding glutamate-gated chloride channel isoform X6: protein MYLRSISKIDDYKMEYSVQLTFREQWTDERLKFDDIQGRLKYLTLTEANRVWMPDLFFSNEKEGHFHNIIMPNVYIRIFPNGSVLYSIRISLTLACPMNLKLYPLDRQICSLRMASYGWTTNDLVFLWKEGDPVQVVKNLHLPRFTLEKFLTDYCNSKTNTGEYSCLKVDLLFKREFSYYLIQIYIPCCMLVIVSWVSFWLDQGAVPARVSLGVTTLLTMATQTSGINASLPPVSYTKAIDVWTGVCLTFVFGALLEFALVNYASRSGLNKANMHKENMKKKRRDLEQASLDAASDLLDTDSNATFAMASQYTRHGGQQKPLVRHPGDPLALEKRLQCEVHMQAPKRPNCCKTWLSKFPTRQCSRSKRIDVISRITFPLVFALFNLVYWSTYLFREEEDETF, encoded by the exons ATGTACCTGCGCTCCATTTCGAAAATAGACGACTACAAAATG GAGTACAGTGTGCAGTTAACCTTCCGTGAACAGTGGACGGATGAACGTCTGAAATTCGACGATATTCAAG GACGCCTGAAGTATTTGACTTTAACGGAGGCGAACCGTGTGTGGATGCCCGATCTTTTCTTCTCGAATGAGAAGGAGGGACACTTTCACAACATCATCATGCCCAATGTTTATATACGCATCTTTCCGAACGGCTCAGTGCTATATAGTATACGTATTTCTCTAACATTGGCCTGTCCAATGAACTTGAAACTATATCCGTTGGATAGACAGATCTGTTCACTACGTATGGCGAGTT ACGGCTGGACCACCAATGACTTGGTCTTCCTGTGGAAGGAGGGCGATCCTGTGCAGGTGGTTAAGAACTTACACCTACCTCGCTTCACTCTGGAGAAGTTTCTGACTGATTACTGCAACAGTAAAACCAACACGG GTGAATACAGTTGCCTCAAAGTCGATCTACTATTCAAGCGAGAATTCTCATATTACTTAATACAAATTTATATACCATGCTGTATGTTGGTCATTGTATCATGGGTATCATTCTGGCTGGATCAAGGAGCAGTGCCAGCTCGAGTATCGTTGG GTGTGACCACACTCCTGACCATGGCCACCCAGACGTCGGGCATTAACGCCTCCCTGCCTCCCGTGTCATACACGAAGGCCATTGATGTGTGGACAGGGGTGTGCCTGACCTTCGTGTTCGGGGCTCTGCTAGAGTTCGCCTTGGTGAACTATGCCTCCCGTTCAGGTTTGAATAAAGCTA ACATGCATAAGGAGAATATGAAAAAGAAGCGCCGCGATCTGGAGCAGGCCAGTTTAGATGCCGCTTCAGATCTGCTCGATACAGATAGCAATGCAACGTTCGCAAT GGCGTCGCAATATACTCGCCATGGCGGCCAACAGAAACCGTTAGTGCGTCACCCCGGCGATCCGCTGGCCCTCGAGAAGCGCCTCCAGTGCGAGGTGCACATGCAGGCCCCAAAGCGTCCCAACTGCTGCAAGACCTGGCTCTCCAAATTCCCAACAAG ACAATGTTCTAGATCGAAGAGAATCGATGTTATATCGCGGATCACGTTCCCGCTGGTCTTCGCCCTATTCAACCTGGTCTACTGGAGCACATATCTCTTcagggaggaggaggatga GACCTTCTAA
- the LOC6500398 gene encoding glutamate-gated chloride channel isoform X7 → MGSGHFFWAIFYFASLCSASLANNAKINFREKEKKVLDQILGAGKYDARIRPSGINGTDGPAVVRVNIFVRSISKIDDVTMEYSVQLTFREQWTDERLKFDDIQGRLKYLTLTEANRVWMPDLFFSNEKEGHFHNIIMPNVYIRIFPNGSVLYSIRISLTLACPMNLKLYPLDRQICSLRMASYGWTTNDLVFLWKEGDPVQVVKNLHLPRFTLEKFLTDYCNSKTNTGEYSCLKVDLLFKREFSYYLIQIYIPCCMLVIVSWVSFWLDQGAVPARVSLGVTTLLTMATQTSGINASLPPVSYTKAIDVWTGVCLTFVFGALLEFALVNYASRSDMHKENMKKKRRDLEQASLDAASDLLDTDSNATFAMASQYTRHGGQQKPLVRHPGDPLALEKRLQCEVHMQAPKRPNCCKTWLSKFPTRSKRIDVISRITFPLVFALFNLVYWSTYLFREEEDE, encoded by the exons ATGGGCAGCGGACACTTTTTCTGGGCGATTTTCTACTTTGCCAGCCTGTGCAGTGCTTCACT AGCAAATAATGCCAAAATAAATTTCCgagaaaaggagaaaaaagTCTTAGATCAAATTTTAGGTGCAGGCAAATATGATGCCCGAATACGACCATCTGGAATTAACGGAACAG ATGGTCCAGCTGTGGTGCGCGTCAACATATTCGTTAGAAGTATATCGAAAATCGATGATGTAACCATG GAGTACAGTGTGCAGTTAACCTTCCGTGAACAGTGGACGGATGAACGTCTGAAATTCGACGATATTCAAG GACGCCTGAAGTATTTGACTTTAACGGAGGCGAACCGTGTGTGGATGCCCGATCTTTTCTTCTCGAATGAGAAGGAGGGACACTTTCACAACATCATCATGCCCAATGTTTATATACGCATCTTTCCGAACGGCTCAGTGCTATATAGTATACGTATTTCTCTAACATTGGCCTGTCCAATGAACTTGAAACTATATCCGTTGGATAGACAGATCTGTTCACTACGTATGGCGAGTT ACGGCTGGACCACCAATGACTTGGTCTTCCTGTGGAAGGAGGGCGATCCTGTGCAGGTGGTTAAGAACTTACACCTACCTCGCTTCACTCTGGAGAAGTTTCTGACTGATTACTGCAACAGTAAAACCAACACGG GTGAATACAGTTGCCTCAAAGTCGATCTACTATTCAAGCGAGAATTCTCATATTACTTAATACAAATTTATATACCATGCTGTATGTTGGTCATTGTATCATGGGTATCATTCTGGCTGGATCAAGGAGCAGTGCCAGCTCGAGTATCGTTGG GTGTGACCACACTCCTGACCATGGCCACCCAGACGTCGGGCATTAACGCCTCCCTGCCTCCCGTGTCATACACGAAGGCCATTGATGTGTGGACAGGGGTGTGCCTGACCTTCGTGTTCGGGGCTCTGCTAGAGTTCGCCTTGGTGAACTATGCCTCCCGTTCAG ACATGCATAAGGAGAATATGAAAAAGAAGCGCCGCGATCTGGAGCAGGCCAGTTTAGATGCCGCTTCAGATCTGCTCGATACAGATAGCAATGCAACGTTCGCAAT GGCGTCGCAATATACTCGCCATGGCGGCCAACAGAAACCGTTAGTGCGTCACCCCGGCGATCCGCTGGCCCTCGAGAAGCGCCTCCAGTGCGAGGTGCACATGCAGGCCCCAAAGCGTCCCAACTGCTGCAAGACCTGGCTCTCCAAATTCCCAACAAG ATCGAAGAGAATCGATGTTATATCGCGGATCACGTTCCCGCTGGTCTTCGCCCTATTCAACCTGGTCTACTGGAGCACATATCTCTTcagggaggaggaggatgagtAA
- the LOC6500398 gene encoding glutamate-gated chloride channel isoform X3: protein MGSGHFFWAIFYFASLCSASLANNAKINFREKEKKVLDQILGAGKYDARIRPSGINGTDGPAVVRVNIFVRSISKIDDVTMEYSVQLTFREQWTDERLKFDDIQGRLKYLTLTEANRVWMPDLFFSNEKEGHFHNIIMPNVYIRIFPNGSVLYSIRISLTLACPMNLKLYPLDRQICSLRMASYGWTTNDLVFLWKEGDPVQVVKNLHLPRFTLEKFLTDYCNSKTNTGEYSCLKVDLLFKREFSYYLIQIYIPCCMLVIVSWVSFWLDQGAVPARVSLGVTTLLTMATQTSGINASLPPVSYTKAIDVWTGVCLTFVFGALLEFALVNYASRSDMHKENMKKKRRDLEQASLDAASDLLDTDSNATFAMASQYTRHGGQQKPLVRHPGDPLALEKRLQCEVHMQAPKRPNCCKTWLSKFPTRQCSRSKRIDVISRITFPLVFALFNLVYWSTYLFREEEDETF from the exons ATGGGCAGCGGACACTTTTTCTGGGCGATTTTCTACTTTGCCAGCCTGTGCAGTGCTTCACT AGCAAATAATGCCAAAATAAATTTCCgagaaaaggagaaaaaagTCTTAGATCAAATTTTAGGTGCAGGCAAATATGATGCCCGAATACGACCATCTGGAATTAACGGAACAG ATGGTCCAGCTGTGGTGCGCGTCAACATATTCGTTAGAAGTATATCGAAAATCGATGATGTAACCATG GAGTACAGTGTGCAGTTAACCTTCCGTGAACAGTGGACGGATGAACGTCTGAAATTCGACGATATTCAAG GACGCCTGAAGTATTTGACTTTAACGGAGGCGAACCGTGTGTGGATGCCCGATCTTTTCTTCTCGAATGAGAAGGAGGGACACTTTCACAACATCATCATGCCCAATGTTTATATACGCATCTTTCCGAACGGCTCAGTGCTATATAGTATACGTATTTCTCTAACATTGGCCTGTCCAATGAACTTGAAACTATATCCGTTGGATAGACAGATCTGTTCACTACGTATGGCGAGTT ACGGCTGGACCACCAATGACTTGGTCTTCCTGTGGAAGGAGGGCGATCCTGTGCAGGTGGTTAAGAACTTACACCTACCTCGCTTCACTCTGGAGAAGTTTCTGACTGATTACTGCAACAGTAAAACCAACACGG GTGAATACAGTTGCCTCAAAGTCGATCTACTATTCAAGCGAGAATTCTCATATTACTTAATACAAATTTATATACCATGCTGTATGTTGGTCATTGTATCATGGGTATCATTCTGGCTGGATCAAGGAGCAGTGCCAGCTCGAGTATCGTTGG GTGTGACCACACTCCTGACCATGGCCACCCAGACGTCGGGCATTAACGCCTCCCTGCCTCCCGTGTCATACACGAAGGCCATTGATGTGTGGACAGGGGTGTGCCTGACCTTCGTGTTCGGGGCTCTGCTAGAGTTCGCCTTGGTGAACTATGCCTCCCGTTCAG ACATGCATAAGGAGAATATGAAAAAGAAGCGCCGCGATCTGGAGCAGGCCAGTTTAGATGCCGCTTCAGATCTGCTCGATACAGATAGCAATGCAACGTTCGCAAT GGCGTCGCAATATACTCGCCATGGCGGCCAACAGAAACCGTTAGTGCGTCACCCCGGCGATCCGCTGGCCCTCGAGAAGCGCCTCCAGTGCGAGGTGCACATGCAGGCCCCAAAGCGTCCCAACTGCTGCAAGACCTGGCTCTCCAAATTCCCAACAAG ACAATGTTCTAGATCGAAGAGAATCGATGTTATATCGCGGATCACGTTCCCGCTGGTCTTCGCCCTATTCAACCTGGTCTACTGGAGCACATATCTCTTcagggaggaggaggatga GACCTTCTAA